A region of the Nocardia asteroides genome:
TACCAGACAGAATCCGGCTCCCACCTGTGCCTCCTGCCACACGAGGGCCGCGAACACGCCGCGACGCAGTCGCCGCAATTCAACAGAGCTACGCTCTCGCACATGAGTGATACGACCTTGTGGGAGTACGCGACCGTGCCGCTGCTGACGCACGCGACGAAGCAGATCCTCGACCAGTGGGGAGCCGACGGCTGGGAGCTGGTCACGGTGCTGCCCGGCCCGACCGGTGAGCAGCATGTCGCCTACCTCAAGCGGCCCAAGTAGAGAAGGAGGGTGACGCAGTGATCCAGTGGGAGAAAAATCTCGCCGAGCTCGGACTCACCCTGCCTCCGGTCGTGGCCCCGGTCGCGGCCTACATTCCCGCGATCCGTACCGGGTCGCTCGTCTACACCTCCGGCCAGCTGCCGTTCGTAGACGGTCGATTGTCCGCGGTCGGCAAGGTCGGCGCGGAGGTTTCGGTCGAGGCGGCCAAGGAGGCCGCGCGGTTGTGCGCGCTGAACGCGCTGGCGGCGGTGCACGACCTGGTCGGGCTGGACGCGGTGGTGCGGATCGTGAAGGTGGTCGGGTTCGTCGCATCGGCGCCGGGCTTCGGCGATCAGCCGGTGGTGATCAACGGCGCGTCGGAGTTCCTGGGGCAGGTCTTCGGTGACGCGGGCAAGCACGCGCGCTCGGCCGTCGGCGTCGCCGAACTTCCGCGCGACACCCCGGTCGAAGTCGAACTCATCGCCGAGGTGCGCTAGACCGGAACTACCGGCTCCATCTCTATCCGAGGT
Encoded here:
- a CDS encoding DUF4177 domain-containing protein, encoding MSDTTLWEYATVPLLTHATKQILDQWGADGWELVTVLPGPTGEQHVAYLKRPK
- a CDS encoding RidA family protein, producing the protein MIQWEKNLAELGLTLPPVVAPVAAYIPAIRTGSLVYTSGQLPFVDGRLSAVGKVGAEVSVEAAKEAARLCALNALAAVHDLVGLDAVVRIVKVVGFVASAPGFGDQPVVINGASEFLGQVFGDAGKHARSAVGVAELPRDTPVEVELIAEVR